From the genome of Pseudomonas mohnii:
TGACCACACCGCTGTTCGATACGCTGCGCTTTACCCGCAATTTCGAAACAGCCATCGAATTGATGACCCGACAGCATCGCATCGGCGTGAAGGGTGAACATATCGACGTGCCGGACGGCGGGCCAGTCGAGCCCAAACCCGTCGTTGAGCCAGCGCTGGACACCTGCGCACTCCCGCTACAGGAACCCTACCCGGCCTGCCCTCTGTGCGAAGGCGCGAGCACGACGTTAGGGTACGCCAATTGCACGGTTCATCCTCTTTGGCATGAGCCTTTGCCGCCGACCATCGAGTGGATGCAATGCCCTTCGTGCGGACATGTGCATAACCGTCACTATTGGACGGAAGCAGGCCTGGCCGAAGTGTTCCGCAACGCGAACGCCAGTCAGCTCGCTCAATCCTCTGGTTACCATGACTCCAAGCGCGCCATCTGGTCGCCTGTCGTGGATAAGGTCGCAGGGCTGCTGGGTGGTTTCCAGGCAGTCGTGAGTCCGGCCAACCGGCCAGTCTGGCTGGACGTGGGTTGCGGCGACGGTGCGCTGGTAATGACGGCCGGAGACTATGGGTTTTCGGCATTGGGCCTGGATGCTCGCGCCGAAACTGTCAACCAGATCCAGAACCTGGGCTTCAAGGCACTGCAACATGATTTCATGACACTGCAAGTCGAGGTCGTGCTCGATGTCCTGTCCATGATGGATGTTCTTGAGCACATGCCTTACCCCCTCGAGGCCTTGCGAAAAGCAGCGCAAGTGCTTCGCCCTGGCGGAGTGATCGTTATCAGCCTGCCTGACTTGACCTCTTCGAGCTGGAAAATCATGGATGCGGAAAATGCAAACCCTTACTGGCTGGAAATCGAGCATTTCCATAACTTCAGTCGCGACCGACTCATTGCGCTCTTGAAAGACAGCGGTTTCACCGTTGTCGATTTCGCAATTCCAAACCGGTACAAAGCCCAAATGGAACTTTATGCGGTACGCCGATAATAGCCCCAGGCGAGAAGGGTGAAGCCGAGGCGTAGCGCCTCGGCTATTCGGCGATGCACCTTCACGAAGGGGTATGGCTGGCCAGGGCAGCGGCTCGGCCCCCACAATGCGGCCCATGATCGACCCCGATGTAAGCCCGGCGCCACCGGCGTATTTGACGTAATAGACGTTGCCCGCCAATTCGCCCGCGGCGTACAACCAGGCAATAGGCCGAACCTCCTCGTTCAGCACCTGGGCCAGGCTGTTAGTCTTCAAGCCGCCGAGCGTGAAGGTGATGCCACAGGTCACCGCCTCGGTGCCGATGAAGCTGAACATCATGATGATGAAGGCGCCGACCACGGCCGACCAGCCCTTGGACGCGAAGCCACCGTATTAGGCCATCAGGGTGTTGGGGCCGATGACTTCACGGTTTGGCAGCCAGCCCATCAGCGCGGCGAAGCCCAGGCCGATGAAGCCAAGAATTGCCGTGACCATGAGGATGGCGAACCAGAACTCGAATTCACCGTTCTTGGCCACGCTGAGCAGCGTTGGTGCCCGCCAGCGAGGCTCTTGACTGCTTTATCGAGCTCGGCGTCCAGACTGCCCAGGGTTTGTCTCAACACCCGATCCATGCCATTACCGAACTCTTTGAAGCCGATTACTAGCACACCACTGATGTTTTCCAGGTATTCATACACTTCACGGTTAAGCTCCTGCATCAGTTTGAAGGTGCGGGTCAGGTTTATTAAAAGTTCCGAAATGACTGTAGTAAACGATACTCGACTTTGTAGGAACCAGACTTCAGCGCAATCGTGAAATCAGAACATCAAGAACAAAAAACCCGGCACATGGCCGGGTTTGTTGTTTCTGCGTTCCACGCTTACTTCGCGCTGGCAGCCTGCAGCGCCTGTCGCGCACTGCGCTTGTTCTTGATGCCGTAGCAGACCCACATGAACACGATCCAGACCGGAATCGCATACACCGAGATCTGGATCCCCGGAATCAACAGCATCACGCCGAGGATGAACGCCACGAACGCCAGGCAGATGTAGTTCCCGTACGGGTACCACAGGGCCTTGAACAGCGGTGTCTGGCGGGTCTTGTTCATGTGCTGGCGGAACTTGAAGTGCGAGAAGCTGATCATCGCCCAGTTGATCACCAGGGTAGCCACCACCAGTGACATCAGCAGTTCCAGCGCGTTTTGCGGGATCAGGTAGTTCAGCAGCACCGCGATCAGCGTCACGGCAGCCGAGGCCAGGATCGAACGCACCGGCACACCGCGCTTGTCGATCTTCGCCAGCGCTTTCGGCGCGTCGCCCTGCTCGGCCATGCCCAGCAACATGCGGCTATTGCAGTAGGTGCCGCTGTTGTACACCGACAACGCCGCCGTCAGAACCACGAAGTTGAGGATGTGCGCGGCGGTGTTGCTACCCAGCATCGAGAACACCTGGACGAAAGGACTGCCGCTGTAGGAGTCGCCGGATGCGTTCAGGGTCTGCAGCAGGCTGTCCCACGGGGTCAGCGACAGCAGGATAACCAGCGCACCGATGTAGAAAATCAGAATGCGGTAGATCACCTGGTTGATGGCTTTGGGGATCACGGTTTTCGGCTTGTCGGCTTCGGCTGCGGTGAAGCCGAGCATTTCCAGGCCACCGAAGGAGAACATGATGATCGCCATGGCCATCACCAGACCGCTGACGCCATTCGGGAAGAAGCCGCCGTGGGACCACAGGTTGCTCACCGAGGCTTGCGGGCCGCCGTGACCGCTGACCAGCAGGTAGCTGCCCAGGCCAATCATGCCGACGATCGCCACGACCTTGATGATCGCGAACCAGAACTCGGCCTCGCCAAAGACTTTGACGTTGGCCAGGTTGATCAGGTTGATCAGCACGAAGAAGCCAGCAGCCGTGACCCAGCTCGGGATGTGCGGCGCCCAGTAGTGAATGTATTTGCCGACGGCGGTCAGCTCCGACATGCCCACCAGAATGTACAGGATCCAGCAGTTCCAGCCCGACAGGAAGCCGGCGAAACCGCCCCAGTACTTGTGTGCGAAGTGACTGAAGGAACCGGCCACCGGCTCTTCAACGATCATTTCGCCCAGTTGGCGCATGATCATGAAGGCAATGAAGCCGCAAATGGCATAGCCGAGGATCATCGACGGGCCGGCGGATTTCAGTACCCCGGCCGAGCCGAGGAACAAACCGGTACCAATCGCGCCACCGAGGGCAATCAGTTGAATGTGGCGATTTTTCAGGCCGCGTTTCAGCTCGCCTGAATGCGAGTTTTGTCCACTCATGAAAAGGGTCTCACGCAAGGTTTGATGATGTTCAGTAGACGTTGCTGCTCAGGAAAGGCGTTAAGCGGCACCGATCAAACCCCAGCGCAAGCACCAGGAGTTCAGCGTATTTACAACGGTCATGCGTCACCTGTTTGTTTTTATCTGTGACGAAATCGAACCCGACACGCTCGTGACGCGGCGGAGTGAACAAGGCGGATAGCCTCGAGGTTTGCGCAGATGCGCAGGAGGTCACAGGTAAAACGCGGCGCATTGTACACCGCTAACCCCCTGCCGCCAGACACCGCTGAGTCAGCGTGTCGGTTGCCGGGATTGCCTGTGTCCACTCCGAATGGCTCGGGCGGCTGTAAAAAAGGGCTCAGACCTTTGCGGGTCATTGACGGGGGCGGCAGAAAAAGTGCCCCACGCAGAGAGGTGAAAACGGATTGCGGCGTTCATTGCGCCTCCTTTTTGTTATGCACCAGCACGACAGGCATGGCGCGCATGACACCCTGCATGAGGCGTTGAGACAAGCGGGTTAGAGCCATCGGCCGAGACTGAAAGGGTCGCGAAGTGGAAGAATTTTCTTACAGCATCAGGGAAGTGAGGATTGCACGGGGGTAATCGGCGGAATTCGTCAAAAAATCGTTACAGGGCGTAACGTCGGGTTTCCATTCCGGAGCTCGCGCAGGCCCGGCTAACGACATCGCGGGTCAGCCCGCTCCCACATTGATCGCTGGCGCCGCCCAAATTGATGTACACCCGTTAACCCTGGGGGAGCGGGCTTGCCAGCGAAGAGGCCTCCAAAAACAATGCATCGCTGAAGCCAGGCGCAAAAAAAAACGCCAACCCGAGGGTTGGCATTTTTTGACTTGTCGCTCACAGCTTGCAGCCAGTGACTACGTCACTCCGGCTTACGACGACCAAAGCCCGGACGCTGACCCGAACCGGCCGGTGCGCCACGACGCTTGCCGGAAGGCTTGTCACCCTCGACCAGCTTGATCCCCGGACGCTTTGGTGCCGGCTTGGCCGGACGCTTGGTGTCGACTGGGCGATCGGCGACCGGCGTACCGCGACCGGCTGGAGCACCGCGACCTTCACCACGCTCGGTGCGGCCATTGGCCGGACGCGGAGTGCGTGGACCGCGCTCGCCATCCTGGCGTGCAACAGGCTTGCGCCCCGGACGCTCACCTTCGATCTGCGGCTCGCGGCTTTCACGCGGTGCGGCAGGCGCGCCAGCAGCCGGACGCAGGGTACGTACGCGCTCGGTCTTGGCCATTGGACGCGACGACTTGCGCTGCATACGCTCAAGCTTGTCTTTGCTTTTGGCGTTCAGTTGCGGCATGGCCACCGGGGTCAAGCCGACTTCGGCACTAAGAATGTCGACTTCGTACTGGCTCATTTCGCGCCAGCGGCCCATCGGCAGGTCGGAGTTGAGGAACACCGGACCAAAACGCACGCGCTTCAGACGGCTGACCACCAACCCTTGGGATTCCCACAGACGACGGACTTCGCGATTGCGACCTTCCATCACCACGCAGTGGTACCAGTGGTTGAAACCTTCTCCACCCGGAGCCTGCTGGATATCGGTGAAACGCGCCGGGCCGTCTTCGAGCACGACACCCGCTTTCAGGCGCTCGATCATCTCGTCATCGACTTCGCCGCGTACACGCACGGCGTATTCGCGGTCCATCTCGTAGGACGGGTGCATCAGGCGGTTGGCCAGCTCACCGTCGGTGGTGAACATCAGCAACCCCGTGGTGTTGATGTCCAGGCGACCGATGTTGATCCAGCGCCCTTCTTTCGGACGCGGCAGCTTGTCGAACACGGTCGGACGCCCTTCCGGATCGACACGGGTGCAGATTTCGCCGTCGGGTTTGTTGTACATGATCACGCGGCGTACCGACTCGGCGGCTTCTTCGCGCTTGATCACCTTGCCATCGATGGTGATGGCGTCGTGCATGTCGACGCGCTGGCCAAGGGTGGCGTCTTTGCCGTTGACCTTGATGCGGCCGTGGCTGATCCAGGCTTCCACGTCACGGCGCGAGCCGACGCCGATACGGGCGAGGACTTTCTGCAGTTTTTCGCCTGCTGGGCCGATTGGCTGGTCGTCTTGCTGGTCGTTGATACTCATCTGGGCACCTCCCGGTGTGATCTGTCCAGGCGTGGCCTGGAACGTTGCAAATCTGTGTACTTGGGCGAAGGGATCGCCGAAGGGTCGCGAATCATACGCTCATCAGGGCGTTTGCGCATCAGAGACTAGTTGATCCGCCACAGCTTATTGGCTTTTCCGCCGACCGGTGATTTTGTGATGATTGACCAAAACCCCTGTGGGAACGGGATTGCCCGCGATGAGGGCGTGTCAGACGACATTATTCCTGTCTGACTCACCGCAATGGCGGGCAAGCCCACTCCCACAGGGGGTATTGGGTGGTTACAGGGTCAAGATCAGTCTTCGAATTCGCGGCGTTCAGCTTCGATGGCTTCGGCTAAAGCCAAGGCTTCGGCCTCTTCATCGCTAAGCTCAGGTTTCGGCTGTTCCAGGGCAGCAACCGCCGCCAGCAGTTTTTCCCGGGCTTCGGCGACACCGAGAATGTCGTCGTCCTGTTCCGGCTCGATGTCTGGTTCGGGCTCGACTTCCAGGTCAGGCTCCGGCTCGATCTGCACGGCTTCGGTGTCCGGCTGAACGTCAGCGGACTCCGGATCAGTCGCGGAAACCTCGCCATCACGCAACAAATCATCGAAATCGGTCTTGATCCCCTCCTCCATGCTGTCCAATTCCAGCAACAGCGTATGGAAACTGGTTTCTTCCTTGGGCTCTTCCGGCTCGGCGCTGGCGTCCGCCAGTTCTTGCAGACCGGCAGGCACTGGCGCATCGTCGAAATCGAGCACCGGATCGGGCTCCAGTTCGCGCAATTCGGCCAGCGGCGGCAGGTCGTCGAGGTTTTTCAGGTTGAAGTGATCGAGAAACGCCTTGGTGGTGGCGAACATTGCCGGCTTGCCCGGCACGTCGCGGTATCCGACGATGCGAATCCACTCGCGCTCCATCAGCGTTTTGACGATCTGACTGTTGACCGCCACACCCCGCACGTCCTCGATCTCGCCACGGGTGATCGGCTGGCGGTAGGCGATCAGGGCGATGGTCTCGAGCATGGCGCGGGAATAGCGCTGCGGGCGCTCCTCCCACAAGCGGCCGACCCACGGCGAAAACTTTTCGCGGATTTGCAGGCGATACCCGGACGCGACCTCCTTCAGCTCAAAGGCGCGGCCATCGCAGGACTTGGCGAGTATCGTCAACGCTTTCTTGAAAACCGGTGGCTCCGGCCGCTCGCCCTCTTCGAAGAGTTCGAACAGGCGCTCGAGGGATTGCGGTTTTCCCGAGGCCAACAGAAAGGCTTCGAGCAAAGGTGCCAGCTCGCGGGGTTCACTCAGGTTCATGATTCAACTCGTTATTCGGCTCGGGCTCGCACGTGGATCGCTGCGAACGGCTCATTCTGCACCAGCTCGACCAAGGATTCCTTGACCAGCTCGAGGATCGCCATAAAAGTCACCACCACCCCCAGACGTCCTTCCTCGGCGGTGAACAGCTCGACGAACGGCACAAACCCGCCGCCCTTGAGCCGTTCCAGCACATCGCTCATGCGTTCGCGGGTGGACAGCGCCTCGCGGCTGACCTGGTGGCTTTCGAACATGTCGCCGCGACGCAGCACTTCGGCCATGGACAGCAGCAGTTCCGACAGCCGCACGTCCGGCAGCAGCTTGCGCGCCCGGGCTTCCGGGGCGTCGAGCTTGGGCACCAGCACATCGCGACCGACGCGACTCAGACCATCGATGCCTTCGGCAGCGGCCTTGAAGCGCTCGTACTCTTGCAAGCGGCGGATCAGCTCGGCGCGCGGGTCTTCTTCCTCGTCTTCGACGGTTTCGGCCCGTGGCAGGAGCATCCGCGACTTGATCTCGGCCAGCATCGCGGCCATCACCAGGTACTCGGCAGCCAGCTCCAGGCGCACCGACTGCATCAACTCGACATACCCCATGTACTGACGGGTGATTTCCGCCACCGGGATGTCGAGGATATTGATGTTCTGTTTACGGATCAGGTACAGCAGCAGATCGAGGGGGCCTTCGAAGGCTTCGAGAAAGACTTCGAGCGCATCCGGCGGGATGTACAGGTCCAGCGGCATTTCCATGACCGCCTGGCCATAGACCATGGCGAAGGGCAGCTCTTGCTGGGCTCCGGCCTGACTGTCGACGGGTTCTACTGCAGACATCTAGGCCTCGGCCATGAACGGCGTGGGATCGCCGCAACCGATGCGGATCACTTCCGGCTCGCCGTCAGCGAGGTTGATCACGGTGGACGCCTTAACCCCGCCGAAACCGCCGTCGATGATCAGGTCAACCTGATGCTCAAGCACCTGGCGCATTTCATAGGGATCGGTCATCGGGTCGGTTTCGCCGGGCAGGATCAGAGTCACGCTCATCAGCGGCTCGCCGAGCTCTTCGAGCAGCGCCAAGGCAATCGGATGGCTCGGCACCCGCAGGCCGATGGTGCGTTTTTTCGGGTGCAACAGCAGGCGCGGCACTTCACGGGTGGCGTTGAGAATGAAGGTGTACGGGCCCGGTAGATGGGCCTTGAGCAAGCGGAAAAGGCCCGTGTCGATCTTGGCGAACAGTCCCAATTGCGAAAGGTCACTGCAAATCAGCGCGAAATTGTGCTTGTCATCCAGCCCGCGCAACCGGCGCACGCGCTCCACGGCATTCTTGTCGCCGATCTGGCAACCAATGGCGTAGGACGAGTCTGTGGGATAAATCACCACCCCGCCGTTGCGGATGATTTCGACCGCCTGCTTGATCAGGCGCGCTTGCGGGTTTTCCGGATGAATCTGGAAAAATTGACTCACATTCTCTACCTGTTCAGACGGCGGCAATAATTGGGTCATGTTTGAATCGACACCACAGTGGTGGCAGATCCTCCGGAACCGGGCGGTACTCACCGATCTCGGACCAGCCTCCAGGGCCATGAAAATCACTGCCGGCGCTGACCAGCAGACCAAACTCCCGGGCGAGAATGGCCAGGCTGCCCACTTGCTCGGCGGGCTGATGGCCATTGACCACTTCAATCGCGTGGCCCCCTGCTTGAATATAGTCGGCAATCAGGCGGCGACGTTTACTGCGAGTGAAATCGTAATGCCAGGGATGCGCCAGACTGACCCAGGCTTTGGCTGCGCGCAGCGTTTCAACGGTATCTTCCAGGGTCGGCCAATGTAGCTTGACGTCGCCCAGCTTGCCGGCACCCAGCCATTTGCGGAACGCTTCGGCGCGATCCTTGACGAAACCTTCGCGCACCATCCAGTCGGCAAAGTGCGGGCGGGCCGGCGCGTTGCCGCTGTCACCCAATTCCTGCTGGATCTCCCGTGCGCCTTCCAGCGCGCCCGGCATGCCTTTGAGCGCCAGTTTTCGGCTGATTTCTTCGGATCGCAACCAGCGACCGTCATGCAATTTGGCGATTGCCTCGACCAACGGCGCGGCATTGACGTCGAAACCGTAGCCCAATACATGAATGGTCGCACCGCCCCAGGTACAGGACAATTCGACACCGTTGATCAGTTGCATCCCCAGCGCGTTCGCTGCGTTGCGGGCCTCGTCGAGGCCCTCGAGGGTATCGTGATCGGTCAAGGCCAGGACTCGCACGCCTTTCTCGAACGCACGCGCAACCAGAACCGCAGGCGCCAGGGCGCCATCGGAGGCCGTGCTATGGCAGTGCAAATCAACATTCACGGGGCTTTGTAACCTCAAATCAGCTGGCGCTATCGCGCGCCCATATGTTTGTTATTATGCCGCCACATCCTGCTTCTGGCTGCCACTGTGAAACAATTCATCGATTTCATCCCCCTCCTGCTGTTTTTCATCGTCTTCAAGATTGATCCAAGGGTCGTCGACATTGCCGGCCACGAGGTCACTGTAGGCGGCATCTACAGCGCCACCGCGATGCTCATCATCAGTTCCCTGGTGGTCTACGGCACGCTGTTCATCAAACAGCGCAAGCTGGAGAAGAGCCAGTGGCTGACCCTGATCGCCTGCCTGGTCTTCGGCAGCCTGACCTTGGCGTTCCACAGCGAGACCTTCCTGAAATGGAAGGCCCCGGTGGTCAACTGGCTGTTCGCCCTTGCGTTCATTGGCAGCCATTTCGTCGGTGAGCAGTTGCTGATCAAACGCATCATGGGCCACGCGCTGACCCTGCCTGATGCCGTCTGGACCCGCCTGAACATCGCCTGGATCGTGTTCTTCCTGTTTTGCGGTGCCGCCAATCTCTTTGTCGCGTTCACCTTCCAGAGCTACTGGGTCGACTTCAAGGTCTTCGGCAGCCTGGGAATGACCTTGCTGTTCCTGGTTGGTCAAGGTATCTACCTGTCCCGCCACCTGCACGATGCCGATACCACCACGCCAAAAACCGAGGACTGACATGCTTTACGCAATCATTGCCACAGACGTCGCCAACTCCCTGGAAGCTCGCCTGGCCGCCCGGCCAGCGCACCTTGAGCGTCTGCAAGCGCTCAAGGGCGAAGGTCGCATCGTATTGGCCGGCCCGCATCCGGCGGTCGACAGCAATGATCCGGGCGCGGCGGGTTTCACCGGCAGTCTGATCGTCGCCGAATTCGACTCCCTGAGCGCTGCCCAGGCCTGGGCCGACGCCGATCCGTATATCGCCGCAGGCGTCTACGCCAACGTTTCGGTCAAGCCGTTCAAGCAAGTCCTGCCGTAATTCGTCCCCCTCGCGATGAACCTTCTCGGTTCATCGCGCTCTCAATCGCTCATTATTCTCGTTTGCCTGCCGACAACTTCCCAATACTCGTATTGGAATCAGGAGTCGTGATGCGCAAGGGTCCGTTGTGTCTGATGTTGGTCACGTTGTCGATCGTGGCCCCCGCCCACGGTGAAGAAAGCGCCAGCGGCGGTAGTTCGACGCCGCTGTCACTGAGCGCTGGCAGCCAGATCACCGAGTTGCAACAGCGTCTTAAGGAAAGCGAGCGGCAACGGGAAGAACTGAGCAAACAACTGCAAAATGCCGATGGCGAGCGCGAAAGCCCCGTGCTGGCCCGATTGCGTCAGGAGAACCAGCGCTTGAAGCTGCAGCTCAAGGAGGCCCAGGCCAGCAGCCCGCTGCCGCGCTTGCTGACCGATCAGCAACAATGGTTCGTCATCGGCGCCGGAGTTGCGCTATTGGCCCTGCTCTGCGGTATCTTCGCCAGTGGTGCAAGTCGAAAACGTCGACAATGGCTAAATTGAGTGAGTCATGAGCGAGCTGTTACTTATTGATGATGACCAGGAGTTGTGCGAGCTCCTGAGCAGTTGGCTGAGCCAGGAAGGCTTTCAAGTCCGAGCCTGTCACGATGGCCAGAGCGCCCGTCGTGCACTGGCCGAAACGTCTCCGGCAGCCGTCGTGCTGGATGTGATGTTGCCGGATGGCAGCGGCCTGGAACTGCTCAAGCAACTGCGCAGCGATCACCCCGACTTGCCGGTGCTGATGCTATCGGCCCGCGGTGAACCTTTGGACCGCATCCTAGGCCTGGAACTGGGTGCCGACGATTACCTCGCCAAACCCTGCGACCCGCGGGAACTGACCGCCCGCCTGCGAGCGGTGCTACGCCGCAGCCACCCGGCGGCCGTTTCCAGCCAGCTGGAACTGGGCGATCTGTGTTTCAGCCCGGTGCGCGGCGTAGTCAGCATCGACGAACAGGAATTTACCCTCACCGTCTCCGAAAGCCGCTTGCTGGAAGCCTTGCTCAAGCAACCCGGCGAGCCACTGGACAAACAGGAATTGGCGCAAATCGCCCTCGGTCGCAAACTGACGCTGTACGACCGCAGCCTGGACATGCACGTCAGCAACCTTCGCAAGAAGATCGGCCCGCACCCCGATGGCCGTCCGCGCATCGTCGCGCTGCGCAGCCGTGGTTACTACTACAGCCTGTAAACCGAGAAAGAGCTGGCCAACTGCAACCTGTGGCGAGGGAGCTTGCGCCCGTTGACTGCGCAGCAATCCCGCTGTTGGGGCCGCTTCGCAGCCCGGCGCCCCAAATGACGTTATGTCAGGTCGGCGCAAAACCATCTTTACCCAAGCTTTACGCTCCACTGACCGCCGCTGACCTTGATCTCCGTAATCTGTACTCATCCGGAACGTACCGGGAATGAGACAAGGAGATTCACCATGCGCAAGACTCTTATCGCTCTGATGTTCGCCGCCGCCCTGCCGACCGTTGCCATGGCCATGCCTGAAGGCACAGGCCCGATGGGTGGGCCAATGGACGGTTCGCGCCACGGCGGTCAGATGCACGGCATGCACGGCAAAGGCCCGTACAGCCAACTGGACCTGAGCCGCGAACAGCGCGATCAGATCCGCAAGATCATGGGCGAGCAAATGCACGAGCGTAAGCAACTGGTAGACAAGTACCTGGAAAAACTCTCGCCAGCCGACCAGAAAGCCATGAAGGACGAAATGGCCGCCAACCACAAGAAAGCCGAAGCCGACGTCCGCGCGCTGCTGAAACCGGATCAACAGAAGAAATTC
Proteins encoded in this window:
- a CDS encoding segregation and condensation protein A; this translates as MVYGQAVMEMPLDLYIPPDALEVFLEAFEGPLDLLLYLIRKQNINILDIPVAEITRQYMGYVELMQSVRLELAAEYLVMAAMLAEIKSRMLLPRAETVEDEEEDPRAELIRRLQEYERFKAAAEGIDGLSRVGRDVLVPKLDAPEARARKLLPDVRLSELLLSMAEVLRRGDMFESHQVSREALSTRERMSDVLERLKGGGFVPFVELFTAEEGRLGVVVTFMAILELVKESLVELVQNEPFAAIHVRARAE
- a CDS encoding septation protein A, with translation MKQFIDFIPLLLFFIVFKIDPRVVDIAGHEVTVGGIYSATAMLIISSLVVYGTLFIKQRKLEKSQWLTLIACLVFGSLTLAFHSETFLKWKAPVVNWLFALAFIGSHFVGEQLLIKRIMGHALTLPDAVWTRLNIAWIVFFLFCGAANLFVAFTFQSYWVDFKVFGSLGMTLLFLVGQGIYLSRHLHDADTTTPKTED
- a CDS encoding YciI family protein, producing the protein MLYAIIATDVANSLEARLAARPAHLERLQALKGEGRIVLAGPHPAVDSNDPGAAGFTGSLIVAEFDSLSAAQAWADADPYIAAGVYANVSVKPFKQVLP
- the scpB gene encoding SMC-Scp complex subunit ScpB encodes the protein MNLSEPRELAPLLEAFLLASGKPQSLERLFELFEEGERPEPPVFKKALTILAKSCDGRAFELKEVASGYRLQIREKFSPWVGRLWEERPQRYSRAMLETIALIAYRQPITRGEIEDVRGVAVNSQIVKTLMEREWIRIVGYRDVPGKPAMFATTKAFLDHFNLKNLDDLPPLAELRELEPDPVLDFDDAPVPAGLQELADASAEPEEPKEETSFHTLLLELDSMEEGIKTDFDDLLRDGEVSATDPESADVQPDTEAVQIEPEPDLEVEPEPDIEPEQDDDILGVAEAREKLLAAVAALEQPKPELSDEEAEALALAEAIEAERREFED
- the rluB gene encoding 23S rRNA pseudouridine(2605) synthase RluB, producing the protein MSINDQQDDQPIGPAGEKLQKVLARIGVGSRRDVEAWISHGRIKVNGKDATLGQRVDMHDAITIDGKVIKREEAAESVRRVIMYNKPDGEICTRVDPEGRPTVFDKLPRPKEGRWINIGRLDINTTGLLMFTTDGELANRLMHPSYEMDREYAVRVRGEVDDEMIERLKAGVVLEDGPARFTDIQQAPGGEGFNHWYHCVVMEGRNREVRRLWESQGLVVSRLKRVRFGPVFLNSDLPMGRWREMSQYEVDILSAEVGLTPVAMPQLNAKSKDKLERMQRKSSRPMAKTERVRTLRPAAGAPAAPRESREPQIEGERPGRKPVARQDGERGPRTPRPANGRTERGEGRGAPAGRGTPVADRPVDTKRPAKPAPKRPGIKLVEGDKPSGKRRGAPAGSGQRPGFGRRKPE
- a CDS encoding response regulator transcription factor, which codes for MSELLLIDDDQELCELLSSWLSQEGFQVRACHDGQSARRALAETSPAAVVLDVMLPDGSGLELLKQLRSDHPDLPVLMLSARGEPLDRILGLELGADDYLAKPCDPRELTARLRAVLRRSHPAAVSSQLELGDLCFSPVRGVVSIDEQEFTLTVSESRLLEALLKQPGEPLDKQELAQIALGRKLTLYDRSLDMHVSNLRKKIGPHPDGRPRIVALRSRGYYYSL
- a CDS encoding L-threonylcarbamoyladenylate synthase, with amino-acid sequence MSQFFQIHPENPQARLIKQAVEIIRNGGVVIYPTDSSYAIGCQIGDKNAVERVRRLRGLDDKHNFALICSDLSQLGLFAKIDTGLFRLLKAHLPGPYTFILNATREVPRLLLHPKKRTIGLRVPSHPIALALLEELGEPLMSVTLILPGETDPMTDPYEMRQVLEHQVDLIIDGGFGGVKASTVINLADGEPEVIRIGCGDPTPFMAEA
- a CDS encoding translation initiation factor 2 → MRKGPLCLMLVTLSIVAPAHGEESASGGSSTPLSLSAGSQITELQQRLKESERQREELSKQLQNADGERESPVLARLRQENQRLKLQLKEAQASSPLPRLLTDQQQWFVIGAGVALLALLCGIFASGASRKRRQWLN
- a CDS encoding amino acid permease, coding for MSGQNSHSGELKRGLKNRHIQLIALGGAIGTGLFLGSAGVLKSAGPSMILGYAICGFIAFMIMRQLGEMIVEEPVAGSFSHFAHKYWGGFAGFLSGWNCWILYILVGMSELTAVGKYIHYWAPHIPSWVTAAGFFVLINLINLANVKVFGEAEFWFAIIKVVAIVGMIGLGSYLLVSGHGGPQASVSNLWSHGGFFPNGVSGLVMAMAIIMFSFGGLEMLGFTAAEADKPKTVIPKAINQVIYRILIFYIGALVILLSLTPWDSLLQTLNASGDSYSGSPFVQVFSMLGSNTAAHILNFVVLTAALSVYNSGTYCNSRMLLGMAEQGDAPKALAKIDKRGVPVRSILASAAVTLIAVLLNYLIPQNALELLMSLVVATLVINWAMISFSHFKFRQHMNKTRQTPLFKALWYPYGNYICLAFVAFILGVMLLIPGIQISVYAIPVWIVFMWVCYGIKNKRSARQALQAASAK
- a CDS encoding Spy/CpxP family protein refolding chaperone, which codes for MRKTLIALMFAAALPTVAMAMPEGTGPMGGPMDGSRHGGQMHGMHGKGPYSQLDLSREQRDQIRKIMGEQMHERKQLVDKYLEKLSPADQKAMKDEMAANHKKAEADVRALLKPDQQKKFDEIQKQQAERRAEWAEFKAWKAQQPQKAQ
- a CDS encoding PHP domain-containing protein; the protein is MNVDLHCHSTASDGALAPAVLVARAFEKGVRVLALTDHDTLEGLDEARNAANALGMQLINGVELSCTWGGATIHVLGYGFDVNAAPLVEAIAKLHDGRWLRSEEISRKLALKGMPGALEGAREIQQELGDSGNAPARPHFADWMVREGFVKDRAEAFRKWLGAGKLGDVKLHWPTLEDTVETLRAAKAWVSLAHPWHYDFTRSKRRRLIADYIQAGGHAIEVVNGHQPAEQVGSLAILAREFGLLVSAGSDFHGPGGWSEIGEYRPVPEDLPPLWCRFKHDPIIAAV